In a genomic window of Magnolia sinica isolate HGM2019 chromosome 14, MsV1, whole genome shotgun sequence:
- the LOC131224866 gene encoding uncharacterized protein LOC131224866 isoform X1 has translation MSRHPEVKWAQGVDKVYITVLLPDANNVKVNLEPDGVLNFSATAGAENHSYELKLNLYDKVNVEESKISTGVRNIFCMVEKAEKGWWKKLLHGDDKTPHYVKVDWDKWVDEDDESGPNDLDFGGMDFSKFGSMEGMGDDFDDNDNDEDMSSSDPSTDVWDYGSLVHSPMSGKMKIMCRLCGAKFSNKTNRLRLHLACRGGDAKPCPKAPKEVQLLFQALLDSNKKPFTPSKPSTRVVIGESSDTRRIKRTNREEEEVRLLALEEEQLQLALKRSMEEASRHKRCPPRQDDTEAESSTSKKKKSYKSSKFLSSLGAFYRVLGTPYKSAHKESLKNLIRIIQEHDGKLSSPSNSGEVNEYLYEDLDSSSSSINDSPVVKKDRNASKDGSDGESDGFGSDAGGNYHGHGYGYMPRKHSSYGRY, from the exons ATGAG TCGTCATCCTGAAGTGAAGTGGGCACAGGGGGTTGACAAAGTTTATATTACAGTGCTATTACCTGATGCAAACAATGTTAAAGTCAATCTTGAACCTGATGGAGTTCTTAATTTCTCTGCTACTGCTGGAGCAGAAAACCATTCTTACGAGTTGAAGTTGAACCTTTATGATAAGGTGAATGTTGAG GAGAGCAAAATAAGTACTGGTGTTAGGAACATTTTCTGCATGGTGGAGAAAGCGGAGAAGGGGTGGTGGAAGAAGTTATTGCATGGTGATGATAAGACGCCGCACTACGTGAAAGTTGATTGGGACAAATGGGTGGATGAAGATGATGAGAGTG GTCCTAATGATTTGGACTTTGGAGGGATGGATTTCTCG AAATTCGGTAGTATGGAAGGCATGGGTGATGACTTTGATGACAATGATAATGATGAAG atatgtcgtcatctgacCCATCGACCGACGTTTGGGACTACGGTTCCCTAGTCCACTCCCCAATGTCTGGAAAAATGAAGATTATGTGTCGTTTGTGTGGGGCAAAGTTTTCTAACAAAACTAATCGGCTTAGGTTACACTTAGCATGTCGGGGTGGAGATGCAAAACCGTGTCCTAAAGCCCCAAAGGAGGTCCAACTTCTTTTTCAGGCCCTTCTAGATTCAAATAAGAAACCTTTCACCCCATCCAAACCTTCCACAAGAGTTGTAATTGGCGAAAGTTCTGATACACGGAGAATAAAGAGAACTAATAGAGAAGAGGAGGAAGTCAGattattagcattggaagaagaacaattacAACTTGCCTTGAAACGTAGTATGGAAGAGGCTTCTAGACATAAACGATGTCCTCCAAGACAAGATGATACCGAAGCAGAATCGAGCACaagcaaaaagaagaagagttaCAAATCGTCCAAGTTTCTCTCCAGTCTCGGTGCATTTTACCGAGTGTTGGGTACTCCGTATAAATCTGCTCACAAAGAAAGCTTGAAAAATCTAATTCGAATTATACAAGAGCACGATGGGAAACTCTCTTCACCTTCTAATTCAGGAGAGGTGAATGAGTACCTATATGAAGATTTAGATAGCAGCTCAAGCTCGATAAACGATTCTCCTGTAGTAAAAAAAGACAGAAATGCATCTAAGGATGGATCAGATGGCGAAAGTGATGGATTCGGTTCAGACGCAGGAGGTAACTATCATGGGCATGGCTATGGTTATATGCCAAGAAAGCACTCCTCCTATGGAAGATATTAA